CATTGAAGAGATTGTGTACAAAGTGATTCCAAAAGAGTTGATAGCTGATGATATCGTGTATCATATCAATCCAACGGGACGATTTGTCATTGGTGGCCCACAAGGAGATGCCGGACTTACTGGAAGAAAGATTATTGTCGATACATACGGAGGAAGCTGTCCGCATGGCGGTGGTGCATTCAGTGGAAAGGATCCGACAAAAGTGGATAGAAGCGGTGCATATGCTGCAAGATATGTAGCCAAAAATTTGGTTGCAAGTGGCGCATGCGAAAAGGCAACTGTACAGATAGCCTATGCGATTGGTATTGTAGAGCCAGTATCGATTATGGTAGATAGCCATGGTACTGCCAAGGTTTCTGATGAGAAACTTGAAGCCTGCGTGCGAGATCTTTTCGATTTGACACCAAGGGGTATTATAAAATCTCTTGATCTTTTACGACCAATTTATAGAAAAACGGCTGCATATGGCCATTTTGGTCGAGAATTACCTGAGTTTACTTGGGAAAAAACGGATAAGGCTGAGGAAATTGCAGACTATCTAAAAATAAGGTAAGTTTAAATTTTTTATTGATATAGTTTGATTGACGTTAACAAAATCATAAGGAGTAACTATGGCAGTATTGATTACTGATATCTGTATCAACTGTGGAGCATGTATTGATGAGTGCCCAGTTGAGGCAATCGTTGATGATGAAGACAATCCAACTGGAGAAGAGACTTATTACGTATATCCAGATAAATGTGTTGAATGTGTAGGCTATCATGATACGCCTGCATGTGCAGAAGCATGTCCGACTGAAGGGTGTATCGTTTGGGATAAATGTTATGAAGGGATGCCTTGTAGAGAAGATATTCCTGCAGATGCAAGAGAGAGTCATCAACCAGTTATCGAATAATCTTACAAGGGGCTTTGCCCCTTATTAATCTCCACTTTTTATTTTCAATTATGCTAATTTTGCTATAATCTCCCACTCATTAAAAATCCTCAGGAGATGGATAGATGGAAAGAACACTCTCAATTATCAAGCCAGATGCAGTAGCGAAGAATGTAATTGGTAAAATTATCGATCGCTTTGAAACGAATGGACTTCGAATTGCTACTATGAAAAAGATTCAACTTTCGAAAGATGACGCAGCGAAATTTTATGAAGTACATAAGGAACGTCCTTTCTTTAATGACCTTGTGGAGTATATGACAAGTGGTCCAGTAGTTGTTATGGTCCTTGAAGGTGAGAATGCGGTTGCGAAAAATCGAGAATTGATGGGTGCAACTGATCCTAAGGAAGCAAAACCTGGAACAATTCGAGCAGATTTTGCTGAAAGTATTGAGGCAAATGCGGTACATGGAAGTGACAGTTTAGAAAACGCGCAAAAAGAGATAGCATTCTTTTTTGCTCAGAGGGAAATTCTCTAAGTGCAGATCGAATTTAAAAAAGTTGGATTTAATAAAAAAGAGATTACAATAAAGCGAAACAGTCTCCAGTTACATGGAGTCCTGAATCGACAAGACAGAGAGATAGTAAATTTTAATGGTGAACTTGTCGGCAATCTTGATTTAGAATGTAGTCGGTGCGGAACGAATTTTATAAAAAAAATAGACGAACCTATCCGATTGAAATTTAGTGATGGTATCTATAAAGGATTCGATGAAGAAGCAGATGTGATCGAATTCTATGAAGGTACAATCGATTTCGATTTTATTATCGATTCTGAAGAAGAGTCAATAAAAGCAGGATATAACTACTGCAGTCAATGTGAACAACAAGAAGAAGGAGAAAATTATGGCAGTACCTAAGAGAAGAGTGAGTAAAACAAGAGCAGCTAAAAGAAGAACACATTACAAAATCAAACTTGTAAAACCAGTAAAAGATAAAGATGGTACATGGAAGTTGCCACACCATGTAAATCCGACAACAGGCGAATATAAGTAAGACGACAGCAATGATCAAGATTGCAATCGATGCAATGGGTGGGGACTTCGGTCCTTATCCTATTATAGAAGGGACACTTCTTGCCTTAAGAGAAAACCCGGAATTCAAAGCAATTCTTGTTGGAGACAAGGAAAAGATCCATTCTCTCATTCCTCATAATAAGTATAACAATCGAATAGAAATAGTTCATGCAGAAGATGTTATTCGCATGGATGAAGCTGCTACAGAAGCCTTAAAGAGAAAAGAGAGCTCAATATATAAAGCCGTGGAACTTGTACGTATAGGCGAAGCTGAAGGAGTTGTTTCTGCAGGACATAGCGGAGCAACGATGAGTTTGGCTACTCTTCGTATCGGAAGACTCAAACATGTCAGTCGTCCAGCCATAGCTACGCTCATGCCTACATATAAAAATAAAAAAAGTCTCGTACTTGATGTGGGTGCGAATGTTGATTGCAAGCCAGAACACCTTTTTGAATTTGGTGTTATGGGTGAAGCATATGCAACAGCTATCATGAATGTTAATAAACCAAAAGTAGGTTTGCTTTCTAATGGAGAAGAAGAGACGAAGGGAAATGAGCTGACAAAAAATACATTTAAAATGCTCAAATCACTCCCTACGTTTATAGGTAATGTTGAAGGAAACAACATTTTTGATGGTAGTGTTGATGTCATCGTTTGTGACGGATTCACGGGAAATATTGTTTTAAAGACAAGTGAAGGTGTGGCCGATGCCATCAGTAAATTGATGAAAGCAAACATCAAAAAAACGCCAATTAGAATGGCTGGCGCTTTAATGATGAAGAAGGTATTTCGCTCTTTGAAAAAAGAGATTGATTATAGTGAGTATGGTGGTGCCCCTCTAATCGGGATTAAAGGTTGTGCAATCATTTCTCATGGGAAGAGTACTCCCAAAGCTATCAAAAATGCCATCTATCAGGCTATCGCATATATTAAATCTGATATAAATACGAAAATAGAAAAACGTCTTGAAGAGGTCACTCCAAAAGGATAAATATTGTATGCTGCATTGAAATCTATTGGAGCTTATGTTCCGAAAAATATCCTCACAAATCAAGATCTTGAAAAGATGGTCGAAACGAGTGATGAGTGGATTACGAAACGTACAGGTATTAAAACAAGACATATTGCTGATAAAAAGGAATCGACCAGTGATTTAGGTGTACAAGCGGCAAAGCTTGCTATTGAAAGGGCAGGAATTGATAAAAATGATCTTGATATGATCATTTGTGCCACTATTTCACCTGACTATTTCTGTATGCCTTCTACTGCTTGTATGATTGCAAAAAAATTGGACGTTGCTAATATTCCAGCTTTTGACATCAGTGCAGCCTGTAGTGGTTTTATATACGCACTTGCGAATGCCAAAGCTTTCATCGAATCGGGTATGGCAAAAAATATTTTAATTGTTGGTGCGGAGAAACTGAGTGCAATTGTAGATTATACGGATAGGACTACCTGCATTTTGTTTGGTGATGGCGCAGGTGCAGCTATTATAAGCGCTACAGAAAAAAAAGAGGAAGCCATCGTGGATGTAAATATAGCTGCTGATGGAAAATACTATGATTATCTCATTACACCAGGATGTGGCACAAATGAGCCGTGCAGTGAGGAGGTTTTAAAAGAGAGAGCCTGCTTTATCAAAATGAAGGGAAACGAAACCTTCAAAGTAGCGGTGAAGACACTTACCAATGATGTAATAGAAATTTTGGAGAAAAATGGTATCACTCCGAAAGAGATAACCTACTTTGTCCCACATCAAGCAAATTATCGTATATTGAATGCTGTGGCATCTGCTTTGAAACTGAAAGATGAACAAGTGGTTATGACAGTATCAAAATATGGTAATACCTCTTCAGCATCGATTCCTATGGCAATCAACGATTTATATGAAGAGGGGAAACTCCAATATAAAGATACGCTCTTATTAGATGCTTTTGGAGGCGGATTTACCTGGGGAAGTGCTATTGTTCCTTTTGCTGGGAACAACACTTGACAAGTCAAAACAAAGAGGCTATAATTTCGGCCTCAAACAGGGGAGAGTGGACGAGTGGTTCACGAGAGGCTGAGGGTTTCGGAAGGGGCTCTTGACAAGCCTGAAAGATTTTGGCATAATTTCAGTCCTCGAAACGCGGGGAGCTAAAGAGAAAGAATTCAAATGGCTCATCTTGAGTGGAAGATGGGCGAGAGAGTTCTTTAGGGAATTTGATCTTTGACAACTAGACAGAATGAAGAGTCCTTTGAGTTTTAAAGTAGGATTTTAAAACTTCATAAAAGTATTTTTATGGAGAGTTTGATCCTGGCTCAGAGTGAACGCTGGCGGCGTGCCTAACACATGCAAGTCGAGCGAGAACGGCTCAATGATCCCTTCGGGGTGAATTGAGTGTCAGCTAAGCGGCGCACGGGTGAGTAACACGTAGCTAACCTGCCCCATAGCGGGGGATAACAGCCCGAAAGGGCTGCTAATACCCTATACTCCTTCCTGGCACAAGTCAGGTTGTGGAAAGCGTTATGTAGCGCTATGGGATGGGGCTGCGGCCTATCAGCTAGTTGGTGGGGTAACGGCCTACCAAGGCTATGACGGGTAGCTGGTCTGAGAGGATGATCAGCCACACTGGAACTGAGACACGGTCCAGACTCCTACGGGAGGCAGCAGTGGGGAATATTGCGCAATGGGGGCAACCCTGACGCAGCAACGCCGCGTGGAGGATGACGCCCTTCGGGGTGTAAACTCCTTTTGCAGGGGAAGATAATGACGGTACCCTGCGAATAAGCACCGGCTAACTCCGTGCCAGCAGCCGCGGTAATACGGAGGGTGCAAGCGTTACTCGGAATCACTGGGCGTAAAGGGCGCGTAGGCGGCTTAGTAAGTTGGATGTGAAAGCCCACGGCTCAACCGTGGAACTGCGTCCAAAACTGCTAGGCTAGAGTCCGGGAGAGGCAGATGGAATTGGTGGTGTAGGGGTAAAATCCGTAGAGATCACCAGGAATACCCATTGCGAAGGCGATCTGCTGGAACGGTACTGACGCTGAGGCGCGAAAGCGTGGGGAGCAAACAGGATTAGATACCCTGGTAGTCCACGCCCTAAACGATGGATGCTAGTCGTTGTGGTGCTAGTCACTGCAGTGATGCAGCTAACGCATTAAGCATCCCGCCTGGGGAGTACGGCCGCAAGGCTAAAACTCAAAGGAATAGACGGGGACCCGCACAAGCGGTGGAGCATGTGGTTTAATTCGAAGATACGCGAAGAACCTTACCTGGGCTTGACATCCCGAGAACCCTCCAGAGATGGAGGGGTGCCTCCTTTTGGAGGAGCTCGGTGACAGGTGCTGCACGGCTGTCGTCAGCTCGTGTCGTGAGATGTTGGGTTAAGTCCCGCAACGAGCGCAACCCTCGTCCTTAGTTGCCAGCACTTAGGGTGGGCACTCTAAGGAGACTGCCCGGGTAACCGGGAGGAAGGTGAGGATGACGTCAAGTCATCATGGCCCTTATGCCCAGGGCGACACACGTGCTACAATGGCGCGTACAGAGAGAGGCGATACCGCGAGGTGGAGCAAATCTCTAAAGCGCGTCCCAGTTCGGATTGCAGTCTGCAACTCGACTGCATGAAGTCGGAATCGCTAGTAATCGCGGATCAGCCATGCCGCGGTGAATACGTTCCCGGGTCTTGTACTCACCGCCCGTCACACCATGGGAGTTGAGCTCACCCGAAGCCGGGGGACCGACCCGTAAGGGAGGACCCTCGTCGACGGTGGGCTCAGCGACTGGGGTGAAGTCGTAACAAGGTAACCGTAGGAGAACCTGCGGTTGGATCACCTCCTTTCTAGAGTGATGATCCAAAGATTCAATTCTTTGGATGGAAGCCGATGAGACTCACACTCATTGGCTTGAGGGGACTCTTCATTTCTGTCTAGTTGTGAGAGATCGGGTGTTCTTTGAAAGAGAAGGTGGAGGAGAAGAGCTAAGGAGCCCTTATCAGGGGCGAGCTTTAATAATGGGCCTGTAGCTCAGGTGGTTAGAGCGCACCCCTGATAAGGGTGAGGTCAGAGGTTCAAGTCCTCTCAGGCCCACCAGTTTAGTGGATGGGGTCTTAGCTCAGCTGGGAGAGCGCCTGCCTTGCACGCAGGAGGTCACCGGTTCGATCCCGGTAGACTCCACCAGATTTGGACGAAGTTTAAAATAAGCTCTAAAGGTATTTAGGGTTTATTTTAGACTTTATGTCTAAGAGATATTTGACAACTCATTGTTCGTAGTAAAAGAGGTAAATACAATAGGCAAGCTGTTTTACTTGACAAAGGTAGTTGAGTAAGGCGGCGGTGCGCTTTAGAAGTAGGTGTAAGCTACAAAGGGCGTACGGTGGATGCCTAGGGTGATGGAGGCGATGAAGGACGTGCTAGGCTGCGAAAAGCCTCGGGGAGCTGCCAAGAAGCGTTGATCCGGGGATTTCCGAATGGGGCAACCCGGCTGGTGGAGACACCAGTCACCTGACTTTGTCAGGGGCGAACCTGGGGAAGTGAAACATCTCAGTACCCAGAGGAAAAGAAATCAACCGAGATTCTCCTAGTAGCGGCGAGCGAACGGGGAGTAGCCCGTCTCTGTGTAGCCTACATTATAGCTGAAGTGTCTGGAAAGGCACACCATAGAGGGTGACAGTCCCGTAAGCGAAATAGTGTAGGTGGGACTAGGCAGAGACCTTGCGAGTAGGTCGGGACACGTGTTATCCTGACTGAAGACGGGGGGACCACCCTCCAAGGCTAAATACTACCATCACACCGATAGTGCACAAGTACCGTGAGGGAAAGGTGAAAAGAACCCCAGTGAGGGGAGTGAAATAGAACCTGAAACCGTATGCCTACAATCATTCGGAGCCCTATGTTCTTCGGAACAGGGTGACGGACTGCCTTTTGCATAATGAGCCTGCGAGTTGTGGTCAGTGGCGAGGTTAAGCGAACGCGAAGCCGTAGCGAAAGCGAGTCTGAACAGGGCGAAATAGTCACTGGCTGCAGACCCGAAGCCGGGTGATCTATCCATGGCCAGGCTGAAGTGGGGGTAAGACCCCATGGAGGGCCGAACCAGTGGAGGTTGAAAACTCCTTGGATGAGCTGTGGATAGGGGTGAAAGGCCAAACAAACTCGGTGATAGCTGGTTCT
This region of Nitratiruptor sp. YY08-10 genomic DNA includes:
- a CDS encoding beta-ketoacyl-ACP synthase III, whose protein sequence is MYAALKSIGAYVPKNILTNQDLEKMVETSDEWITKRTGIKTRHIADKKESTSDLGVQAAKLAIERAGIDKNDLDMIICATISPDYFCMPSTACMIAKKLDVANIPAFDISAACSGFIYALANAKAFIESGMAKNILIVGAEKLSAIVDYTDRTTCILFGDGAGAAIISATEKKEEAIVDVNIAADGKYYDYLITPGCGTNEPCSEEVLKERACFIKMKGNETFKVAVKTLTNDVIEILEKNGITPKEITYFVPHQANYRILNAVASALKLKDEQVVMTVSKYGNTSSASIPMAINDLYEEGKLQYKDTLLLDAFGGGFTWGSAIVPFAGNNT
- a CDS encoding 4Fe-4S dicluster domain-containing protein, whose translation is MAVLITDICINCGACIDECPVEAIVDDEDNPTGEETYYVYPDKCVECVGYHDTPACAEACPTEGCIVWDKCYEGMPCREDIPADARESHQPVIE
- the ndk gene encoding nucleoside-diphosphate kinase — protein: MERTLSIIKPDAVAKNVIGKIIDRFETNGLRIATMKKIQLSKDDAAKFYEVHKERPFFNDLVEYMTSGPVVVMVLEGENAVAKNRELMGATDPKEAKPGTIRADFAESIEANAVHGSDSLENAQKEIAFFFAQREIL
- the rpmF gene encoding 50S ribosomal protein L32, which produces MAVPKRRVSKTRAAKRRTHYKIKLVKPVKDKDGTWKLPHHVNPTTGEYK
- the plsX gene encoding phosphate acyltransferase PlsX is translated as MIKIAIDAMGGDFGPYPIIEGTLLALRENPEFKAILVGDKEKIHSLIPHNKYNNRIEIVHAEDVIRMDEAATEALKRKESSIYKAVELVRIGEAEGVVSAGHSGATMSLATLRIGRLKHVSRPAIATLMPTYKNKKSLVLDVGANVDCKPEHLFEFGVMGEAYATAIMNVNKPKVGLLSNGEEETKGNELTKNTFKMLKSLPTFIGNVEGNNIFDGSVDVIVCDGFTGNIVLKTSEGVADAISKLMKANIKKTPIRMAGALMMKKVFRSLKKEIDYSEYGGAPLIGIKGCAIISHGKSTPKAIKNAIYQAIAYIKSDINTKIEKRLEEVTPKG